In Methylomonas sp. MK1, the following are encoded in one genomic region:
- a CDS encoding nucleoside deaminase encodes MHQGFLNQAIALACENIENGGGPFGAIVVKDGKIIAASGNRVTPDLDPTAHAEIVAIRLACQKLGDFQLSDCTLYTSCEPCPMCLGAIYWARLQAVYFACDRFDAAKAGFDDGFIYTEIDKPAQQRRIAMQQLGLDAANRPFELWRIKTDKIRY; translated from the coding sequence ATGCATCAAGGCTTTCTGAACCAAGCTATCGCCTTGGCCTGCGAGAACATCGAAAACGGCGGCGGGCCGTTCGGCGCGATTGTGGTCAAAGACGGCAAAATTATTGCCGCTAGCGGAAATCGGGTCACGCCGGATCTGGACCCGACCGCGCATGCCGAAATTGTGGCGATTCGGCTTGCGTGCCAGAAACTAGGCGATTTTCAATTAAGCGATTGCACACTCTACACCAGCTGCGAGCCTTGCCCAATGTGCTTGGGCGCCATCTATTGGGCAAGACTGCAGGCAGTTTATTTCGCCTGCGACCGTTTTGACGCCGCTAAAGCCGGGTTCGACGACGGTTTTATTTATACCGAAATCGACAAACCCGCCCAACAACGGCGGATCGCCATGCAACAGCTAGGGCTAGACGCCGCCAACCGCCCTTTCGAATTGTGGCGGATCAAAACAGATAAAATTCGCTACTGA
- the hslV gene encoding ATP-dependent protease subunit HslV: MTNFRGTTILSVRRGDKVVIGGDGQVTLGNTVMKGNARKVRRLYHDKVIAGFAGATADAFTLFEHFEGKLEKHRGNLTRAAVEMAKDWRTDRALRKLEALLIIADSKTSLVISGTGDVIEPEYDFIAIGSGGAFAQSAARALLENTELSAREIVEKSLGIAADICIYTNHNLRIEELDAEPQPAQE, from the coding sequence ATGACGAATTTCAGAGGCACCACCATTCTTTCCGTCAGACGCGGCGACAAAGTCGTGATCGGCGGCGATGGCCAAGTCACCCTGGGTAACACCGTGATGAAGGGCAATGCCCGTAAAGTCAGACGCCTGTATCACGACAAAGTGATCGCTGGCTTTGCCGGCGCCACCGCAGATGCGTTTACCCTGTTCGAACATTTTGAAGGCAAGCTGGAAAAGCATCGCGGCAATCTGACCCGCGCCGCCGTGGAAATGGCCAAAGACTGGCGCACTGACAGAGCCTTGCGCAAATTGGAAGCCTTACTGATCATCGCCGACAGTAAAACCTCACTGGTGATTTCCGGCACTGGTGACGTGATCGAACCGGAATACGACTTTATTGCTATCGGTTCCGGCGGCGCGTTTGCGCAAAGCGCCGCCCGCGCTCTACTGGAAAACACCGAACTGAGCGCGCGCGAGATCGTCGAAAAGTCCCTGGGCATTGCCGCCGATATTTGTATCTATACCAATCACAATCTGCGTATCGAAGAATTAGACGCCGAACCACAACCGGCACAAGAGTAA
- the hslU gene encoding ATP-dependent protease ATPase subunit HslU has protein sequence MSQMTPREIVSELDKHIIGQAAAKRSVAIALRNRWRRSQVAAELRDEITPKNILMIGPTGVGKTEIARRLARLANAPFIKIEATKFTEVGYVGRDVESIIRDLIDSAVKSTRISAMERVQNRAADAAEEKVLDILLPRAEGGMLSETEESTRQKMRKKLREGDLDDKEIQIDVAAPAVGVEIMAPPGMEEMTSQLQGMFQNLGSGRTKTRKLKIKDALKQLQEEEAGKLVNEEEIKQTALEAVEQHGIVFLDEIDKICKRSEMGGGEVSREGVQRDLLPLVEGSTVTTKYGMIKTDHILFIASGAFHLTKPSDLIPELQGRFPIRVELNALSADDFVRILTEPDASLTEQYQALLKTEGVDVQFSADGIKRIAELGWQVNEKTENIGARRLHTILEKLLEDISFDAPDLVEKSINIDAAYVDAHLMELADDEDLSRYIL, from the coding sequence ATGAGTCAAATGACCCCCAGAGAAATCGTCAGCGAACTGGACAAACACATCATTGGCCAAGCCGCAGCCAAACGTTCCGTCGCCATTGCCCTACGTAACCGTTGGCGCCGCAGCCAAGTTGCCGCCGAACTGCGCGACGAAATCACCCCGAAAAATATACTAATGATAGGCCCCACCGGGGTCGGCAAAACCGAAATCGCCCGTCGTCTGGCGCGCTTGGCCAACGCCCCATTTATCAAAATCGAAGCCACCAAATTCACCGAAGTGGGTTATGTCGGGCGCGATGTGGAATCGATTATTCGCGATTTGATCGATAGCGCTGTGAAATCCACCCGCATCTCGGCTATGGAACGCGTGCAAAACCGCGCCGCTGATGCCGCTGAAGAGAAGGTTCTGGACATTCTATTACCGCGCGCCGAAGGCGGCATGCTCTCGGAAACCGAGGAATCGACGCGGCAGAAAATGCGCAAAAAATTGCGTGAAGGCGACTTGGACGACAAGGAAATTCAAATCGACGTCGCCGCACCAGCAGTAGGTGTGGAAATCATGGCCCCACCGGGCATGGAAGAAATGACCAGCCAGTTGCAAGGCATGTTTCAAAATCTGGGCAGCGGCCGCACTAAAACCCGCAAATTAAAAATCAAGGATGCCTTGAAACAATTGCAGGAAGAAGAAGCCGGCAAACTGGTCAACGAAGAAGAAATCAAGCAGACTGCGCTAGAAGCTGTCGAACAACACGGCATCGTGTTTTTGGATGAGATCGACAAGATTTGCAAGCGCTCGGAAATGGGCGGTGGCGAAGTCTCCCGCGAAGGCGTGCAACGCGATTTATTGCCGCTGGTAGAAGGCAGCACCGTCACCACCAAGTACGGCATGATCAAGACAGATCATATTTTGTTTATCGCTTCCGGTGCATTTCATTTGACCAAACCGTCCGATCTGATCCCGGAATTGCAAGGCCGCTTCCCGATTCGGGTGGAATTGAATGCCTTGAGCGCGGACGACTTCGTGCGCATTCTGACTGAACCTGACGCGTCGCTGACCGAGCAATATCAGGCACTGCTGAAAACCGAAGGCGTCGATGTGCAATTCAGTGCGGACGGTATCAAACGCATCGCCGAGTTGGGTTGGCAAGTCAACGAAAAAACCGAAAACATCGGCGCCCGCAGATTACACACCATTCTGGAAAAGCTGTTGGAGGATATTTCCTTCGACGCCCCGGACCTGGTCGAAAAATCCATCAATATTGACGCCGCTTACGTGGATGCGCATCTGATGGAACTGGCCGACGACGAAGACCTCAGCCGGTATATATTGTAA
- a CDS encoding gamma-butyrobetaine hydroxylase-like domain-containing protein — protein sequence MRVKITPTHRVPTEIKLHKVSAILEIHFDDESIYELPSEYLRVFTQSAEAVGHGPGQETLQIGKQDVTITDIQPVGNYAIKLVFSDGHDTGIYSWDLLYKLGSDFPLLWSNYLEELKAAGLSRRSPLTN from the coding sequence ATGCGCGTAAAAATCACCCCCACTCATCGCGTCCCGACCGAAATTAAGTTGCACAAGGTTTCGGCGATCCTGGAAATTCATTTCGACGACGAGAGCATTTACGAACTGCCCAGCGAATATCTGCGGGTGTTTACTCAATCGGCGGAAGCGGTCGGCCACGGCCCCGGCCAGGAAACCCTGCAAATCGGCAAGCAAGACGTCACGATCACCGACATCCAGCCGGTGGGCAATTACGCGATCAAGCTGGTGTTCAGCGACGGTCACGACACCGGCATTTATAGCTGGGATTTGCTTTACAAACTGGGTTCGGATTTCCCGCTTTTGTGGTCGAATTATCTGGAAGAATTGAAAGCCGCCGGCCTCAGCCGCCGCTCGCCCCTAACCAATTAA
- the ubiE gene encoding bifunctional demethylmenaquinone methyltransferase/2-methoxy-6-polyprenyl-1,4-benzoquinol methylase UbiE, whose product MTNDNTTHFGFKQVPKQEKVALVRGVFDSVASQYDVMNDLMSMGIHRIWKRVAVQLANVREGDSVLDLAGGTGDLTKLYEKRVGKSGQVVLADINAAMLRTGRDRLIDHGLSGNIRYAQVNAECLPFADNTFDCVTIGFGLRNVTDKDAALRSMYRVLKPGGRVIVLEFSHPIDPITEKVYDFYSFNLLPKIGAIVAKDEDSYRYLAESIRMHPKQDELKQMMENAGLERCEYFNMTQGIVAVHRGYKF is encoded by the coding sequence ATGACAAACGACAATACCACCCATTTTGGTTTCAAACAGGTTCCCAAACAGGAAAAAGTCGCCCTGGTGCGTGGCGTGTTCGACTCAGTTGCCAGCCAGTACGATGTCATGAACGACTTGATGTCCATGGGTATCCACCGCATCTGGAAACGAGTGGCCGTGCAATTGGCTAACGTTCGTGAAGGCGACAGCGTGCTGGATTTGGCCGGCGGTACCGGCGATTTGACCAAGCTGTATGAAAAACGCGTGGGCAAATCCGGCCAAGTCGTTTTGGCGGACATCAACGCGGCGATGCTGCGCACCGGCCGCGACCGACTGATCGACCATGGTTTGAGCGGCAATATCCGCTACGCCCAAGTCAATGCCGAATGCCTACCATTTGCCGACAACACCTTCGACTGCGTGACCATCGGCTTTGGTTTACGCAACGTCACCGATAAAGACGCCGCCTTGCGGTCCATGTACCGGGTATTGAAACCGGGCGGCCGCGTCATCGTGCTGGAGTTTTCGCATCCCATCGATCCGATTACCGAAAAAGTTTACGATTTTTACTCCTTCAATCTGCTGCCGAAAATCGGCGCGATTGTGGCTAAAGACGAAGACAGCTACCGTTATCTGGCCGAGTCGATCCGCATGCACCCGAAACAGGACGAACTGAAACAAATGATGGAGAATGCCGGCCTGGAACGTTGCGAATATTTCAACATGACGCAAGGTATTGTTGCGGTGCACAGAGGTTATAAATTTTAA
- a CDS encoding Uma2 family endonuclease — MALKQSQHYISEAEYLQGEMISDVKHELIDGEAYAMAGASRNHNLLVSNIVRMFGNHLQDGPCATFSSDLKIKAAANFFYPDVMVVCADENGDEYYTEKPTIIVEVLSKATRRMDKSTKLAAYKALPSLQEYVLIEQDFVDIEILRRSTHWLSEHYFLGDSLTLESIDLTMTVSDLYHRVNNEDMQEFLQQQQAKSQ; from the coding sequence ATGGCCCTGAAACAGTCTCAGCATTACATCAGCGAAGCCGAATATTTGCAGGGCGAGATGATCAGTGACGTAAAGCACGAGCTGATTGATGGCGAAGCTTATGCGATGGCCGGCGCCAGCCGTAACCATAATTTATTGGTTAGCAATATTGTGCGAATGTTTGGCAACCATTTGCAAGACGGTCCCTGCGCGACTTTTTCGTCCGATTTAAAAATCAAGGCTGCGGCTAATTTTTTTTATCCCGATGTCATGGTGGTCTGCGCCGATGAAAACGGCGACGAATACTACACCGAAAAGCCGACCATTATCGTTGAAGTACTGTCCAAGGCCACCCGTCGCATGGACAAATCCACCAAACTCGCGGCCTACAAAGCCTTGCCCAGCCTGCAAGAATATGTGCTGATCGAACAGGATTTTGTCGATATCGAAATCTTACGCCGTTCGACGCACTGGCTATCGGAACACTACTTCCTCGGCGACAGCTTGACCCTGGAATCAATAGACCTAACCATGACAGTCAGCGATTTATACCACCGCGTTAATAACGAAGACATGCAAGAGTTCCTGCAACAACAGCAAGCAAAGTCACAGTAA
- a CDS encoding ubiquinone biosynthesis accessory factor UbiJ: MSSSVKSLFLASLEAALNRYLTLDEHIEQYLTPMAGKVIELRIDTFSSSLYLCPSSQGIQILESYPGAVDATLSGSLSALGLMGLSAAPMRSLFKGEVRIEGDTQLARRLQRLFEKLDINLESKIARYTGDAFAQRLGKLFRGSRDWTQHSLTTFRLNLEEFLQEETRELPAKSEAELIFREIDTCRSDCDRLSARLDRLEALTQPTSAPQ, encoded by the coding sequence ATGTCGAGCAGCGTTAAGTCATTATTTCTCGCCAGCCTCGAAGCCGCGCTAAATCGGTATTTGACCCTGGACGAGCATATCGAGCAATATCTGACGCCGATGGCCGGAAAAGTCATAGAACTGCGAATCGACACTTTCAGCAGCAGTCTGTATCTCTGCCCTAGCTCACAAGGCATACAAATTCTGGAAAGCTATCCGGGAGCTGTCGATGCCACGCTGAGCGGTTCTCTATCGGCATTGGGATTGATGGGCCTAAGCGCAGCGCCGATGCGTTCCCTGTTCAAAGGCGAAGTTCGCATCGAAGGCGACACCCAACTCGCGCGCCGTCTGCAAAGGCTATTCGAAAAACTGGACATCAATCTGGAAAGCAAAATTGCCCGCTACACTGGCGATGCCTTTGCCCAGCGCCTGGGTAAGTTGTTTCGCGGCAGCCGCGACTGGACGCAACATAGCTTGACGACTTTTCGCTTAAACCTGGAAGAGTTTCTGCAAGAAGAAACCCGCGAGTTGCCGGCCAAATCGGAAGCCGAGTTAATCTTTCGAGAAATCGACACTTGCCGCAGTGATTGCGACCGCCTCAGCGCCCGCCTCGACCGCCTGGAAGCCTTGACCCAACCAACATCTGCGCCTCAATAA
- the ubiB gene encoding ubiquinone biosynthesis regulatory protein kinase UbiB, with translation MIRPKILMRLIHINWVMMFHGLDEIVLKTHLFRPIRYIAFLSPNYWTSKAREPRGARIRKTLEDLGPIYVKFGQTLSTRKDLLPEDIAEELVKLQDKVPPFSAETARKIIEQQLGQSIEEAFAEFDPQPLASASVAQVHTATLNTGEKVIVKVLRPDIEDKIHSDVGLLYELARLAERFWSDARRLRAMEIVAEFEKTILDELDLVREASNASAIRANFKNSEMLYIPEIHWPLTRRKVLVMERIYGIPVGDIEALRKGNADFKKLAERGVEIFFTQVFRDNFFHADMHPGNIFVQLPDKYLAVDFGIVGSLSSTDQRYLAENFLAFFNHDYRRVAQMHIESGWVPASTRVEEFEAAIRSVCEPIFEKPLKDISFGLLLLRLFQTARRFDMVVQPQLVLLQKTLLNIEGLGRQLYPDLDLWQTAKPFLENWFKQRVGPTKKIKELFAKFPEIGEQIPEVPGLIFQALQSAAHMEQQLQQQQKDMLELRKQLKRNNTRTLRAILSAAVLIAAAIVLQSPLLGG, from the coding sequence GTGATTCGCCCGAAAATTCTGATGCGCCTCATCCATATCAACTGGGTGATGATGTTCCATGGCTTGGATGAAATTGTTTTAAAAACCCATTTATTTCGCCCTATCCGTTATATCGCGTTTTTGTCGCCGAATTATTGGACCAGCAAAGCTCGCGAACCGCGCGGTGCGCGTATTCGTAAAACCCTGGAAGACCTGGGACCGATCTACGTCAAATTCGGCCAAACCCTGTCGACTCGCAAGGACTTGCTACCTGAAGACATCGCGGAAGAACTGGTCAAACTGCAAGATAAAGTGCCGCCGTTTTCTGCAGAGACCGCCCGCAAAATCATCGAACAACAGCTGGGGCAATCGATAGAAGAGGCCTTTGCCGAATTCGATCCGCAACCCTTGGCCTCGGCGTCGGTGGCGCAAGTGCATACCGCCACGCTGAACACAGGCGAAAAAGTCATTGTTAAAGTCTTGCGCCCGGACATCGAAGACAAAATTCATTCCGATGTGGGCTTGTTGTACGAACTGGCGCGGCTAGCGGAACGCTTTTGGAGTGATGCTCGCCGGTTGCGGGCAATGGAAATCGTCGCCGAGTTCGAAAAGACCATTCTCGACGAACTGGATCTGGTGCGAGAAGCCTCCAACGCCAGCGCCATCCGCGCCAATTTCAAGAATTCCGAGATGCTCTACATCCCGGAAATTCATTGGCCACTGACCCGCCGCAAAGTGTTGGTGATGGAGCGCATCTACGGCATCCCGGTTGGCGACATCGAGGCCCTGCGCAAAGGCAATGCGGATTTCAAAAAGTTAGCTGAGCGCGGCGTGGAGATTTTCTTCACCCAAGTGTTTCGCGACAATTTTTTCCATGCCGACATGCATCCGGGCAATATTTTCGTGCAATTGCCGGACAAGTATCTGGCTGTGGATTTTGGCATTGTCGGCAGCCTGTCCAGCACCGACCAACGCTATCTGGCCGAAAATTTCCTGGCGTTTTTCAACCACGATTACCGCCGCGTGGCGCAAATGCACATCGAATCCGGCTGGGTGCCGGCTTCGACGCGGGTGGAAGAATTCGAAGCAGCGATCCGCAGCGTTTGCGAACCGATTTTTGAGAAGCCGCTGAAAGACATTTCTTTCGGCTTGCTGCTGCTCAGACTGTTTCAGACCGCCCGCCGTTTCGACATGGTGGTGCAACCGCAATTGGTGTTACTGCAAAAAACCCTGCTGAATATCGAAGGCCTGGGCCGCCAGCTTTATCCCGATCTGGATCTGTGGCAAACCGCCAAACCCTTCCTGGAAAACTGGTTTAAACAACGGGTCGGACCAACGAAAAAGATCAAGGAGCTGTTCGCCAAATTCCCGGAAATCGGCGAACAAATTCCGGAAGTGCCCGGCCTGATATTCCAAGCCCTGCAAAGCGCCGCACACATGGAGCAGCAGTTGCAACAGCAACAGAAAGATATGCTGGAGCTACGTAAACAACTGAAGCGAAATAATACCCGCACGTTGCGGGCTATTCTCAGCGCGGCGGTGTTGATTGCGGCGGCGATAGTGTTGCAGTCGCCGTTGTTGGGGGGGTGA